One Cynocephalus volans isolate mCynVol1 chromosome 5, mCynVol1.pri, whole genome shotgun sequence DNA window includes the following coding sequences:
- the LOC134377923 gene encoding histone H1.3 translates to MSETAPVAPVAPAPAEKTPVKKKAKKAGAAAGKRKASGPPVSELITKAVAASKERSGVSLAALKKALAAAGYDVEKNNSRIKLGLKSLVSKGTLVQTKGTGASGSFKLNKKAASGEAKPKAKKAGAAKPKKPAGAAKKPKKATGAATQRKGAKKTPKKAKKPAAAAGAKKVAKSPKKVKAAKPKKAAKSPAKAKSPKPKAAKPKSAKPKVTKAKKAAPKKK, encoded by the coding sequence ATGTCGGAGACTGCTCCAGTTGCGCCTGTTGCCCCCGCACCTGCGGAGAAAACACCTGTGAAGAAGAAGGCGAAGAAAGCAGGCGCAGCTGCGGGAAAGCGCAAAGCGTCTGGGCCTCCGGTGTCCGAGCTCATCACCAAAGCTGTGGCTGCTTCCAAGGAGCGCAGCGGCGTTTCACTGGCCGCGCTCAAGAAGGCGCTGGCAGCCGCTGGCTACGatgtagagaaaaataacagCCGCATTAAGTTGGGTCTCAAGAGCCTGGTGAGCAAAGGCACCCTGGTGCAGACCAAGGGCACCGGCGCCTCCGGTTCCTTCAAGCTCAACAAGAAGGCGGCTTCCGGGGAAGCCAAGCCCAAAGCCAAGAAGGCGGGCGCCGCCAAGCCCAAGAAGCCTGCCGGCGCCGCCAAGAAGCCGAAGAAGGCGACGGGCGCAGCCACCCAGAGGAAAGGCGCTAAGAAGACTCCGAAGAAAGCCAAGAAGCCGGCTGCAGCTGCTGGGGCCAAGAAAGTGGCTAAGAGTCCGAAAAAAGTGAAGGCAGCCAAGCCGAAGAAGGCTGCCAAGAGTCCAGCTAAGGCTAAATCCCCTAAACCCAAAGCAGCCAAGCCTAAGTCTGCAAAACCCAAGGTTACAAAGGCAAAGAAGGCGGCCcctaaaaagaagtaa